CAAACAGTCTCAATTGGGCATCTTCTTGTTTTTTTGTCCAAGGAGCAATTCTTAAGCTGTTTCCTGCTTCCTCTGGATCGTAAACAGGTTTATCCATTGGACGCGTTCTTAATGTTCCTGCAATTTCCTTCTCAATCCTCTCTCTTGCAAGTTTAATATACTTCGTGACTGTCTCTGCCCCTGCACCCCTGCGCTTATGACGAATAGACGCAATAATTGATGTGCCAGTACCCAGAAATGGATCCAAGACCCAATCACCCTCGTTAGTCATTGATAGAACCAGTCTTTCAATGAGTTCAACTGGAAACTGACATGGGTGCTCTGTCTTTTCCACATGATTGCTTTTGACGTTGGGAATAACCCACAAATCTCCAGGGTTTTTGCCCAGTGGATTGCATGAGTATTTCCCGGCATTTGGCCCTTTGAAATATTTTTTTCCGGGATACTTTTGTGGCACTCTAATAGGGTCAAGATTGAATATGTATTTATCAGATTTTGTGAACCAAATGATGGTCTCGTATCGTCCAGAAAGCCGACGGCTACAATGCAGGCCGTGCTCAAAGTGCCAGATAATGCGATTTCTCATCTTGAGGCCCAAACCCTTGAAAATAGGATATAGCACAGTATCGAGAGGGATGATCGCACCGTTTTCGACATAATTTCCGACCTGCCAGCAAATACTGCCATGAGGGGAAAGGCACCTTACGCACTCC
The window above is part of the Syntrophales bacterium genome. Proteins encoded here:
- a CDS encoding site-specific DNA-methyltransferase; this translates as MFDKRRIANTFSLSEDIVLYPGDCLELLKTIPNESLKLVVTSPPYNIGKEYEKRLKLESYLDQQAAVIRECVRCLSPHGSICWQVGNYVENGAIIPLDTVLYPIFKGLGLKMRNRIIWHFEHGLHCSRRLSGRYETIIWFTKSDKYIFNLDPIRVPQKYPGKKYFKGPNAGKYSCNPLGKNPGDLWVIPNVKSNHVEKTEHPCQFPVELIERLVLSMTNEGDWVLDPFLGTGTSIIASIRHKRRGAGAETVTKYIKLARERIEKEIAGTLRTRPMDKPVYDPEEAGNSLRIAPWTKKQEDAQLRLFEKRARYSSK